One window of Akkermansia biwaensis genomic DNA carries:
- a CDS encoding LysM peptidoglycan-binding domain-containing protein, translating into MKAHLILTCTCAAALVLPFSSCSSQKSSTAGYDTAEPIANGEIPPWIAESSDPSYESGHYSPVASNSDYSYNPPAKPSVNKKSTTRKSAAKSTSSSRNAVAKKTTRKPAPKARTYTVKKGDTLGAIARRNGTSVAALKKANRLKSDLIHINQKLTIPRSK; encoded by the coding sequence ATGAAAGCGCACCTTATTTTAACCTGCACCTGCGCTGCCGCGCTGGTCCTTCCGTTTTCCTCCTGCTCCAGCCAGAAATCTTCCACGGCTGGCTACGATACTGCGGAACCCATAGCCAACGGGGAAATTCCGCCGTGGATTGCGGAAAGTTCCGATCCCTCGTATGAATCCGGCCATTACAGCCCGGTGGCGAGCAATTCGGACTACTCCTACAACCCGCCCGCCAAACCCTCCGTCAACAAGAAATCGACCACGCGGAAGTCGGCGGCCAAATCCACCAGCTCCTCCCGCAACGCCGTTGCCAAAAAAACTACGCGGAAGCCCGCTCCCAAGGCCCGGACCTATACCGTGAAGAAGGGCGATACCCTGGGCGCCATTGCCCGCAGAAACGGCACTTCCGTAGCCGCACTCAAAAAAGCCAACAGGCTCAAGTCCGACTTGATTCACATCAACCAGAAACTGACGATCCCACGTTCCAAATAA
- a CDS encoding L,D-transpeptidase family protein encodes MKRLLPLAILPVLCMGWMSCSHSGKEHSSLPDPRTLDKSVPEYKNPFHPSTYAHFVARKDYKKTYDIYKDDTLLKRTPKKSRKIFVCLNDQRGQYLVDGLVAMDFPLSSGVKAYPTKTGDYTVISKKEDHISNLYGKMYDAEGKCINYNAESTDPVPEGGRFDGSPMPYWQRLTNAGLGLHVGKVRRYPVSHGCVRLPRNVAQILYKQTSIGTPVTIQNTPLPVPEAQKTPMVQ; translated from the coding sequence ATGAAGCGCCTCCTCCCTTTGGCCATCCTCCCCGTGCTCTGCATGGGGTGGATGTCCTGTTCCCACTCCGGCAAGGAACACTCCTCCCTGCCGGACCCCCGCACCCTGGACAAATCCGTTCCGGAATACAAAAACCCCTTCCATCCTTCCACGTACGCGCACTTCGTAGCCCGCAAGGACTACAAGAAAACCTACGATATTTACAAGGATGACACCCTGCTGAAGCGTACGCCGAAGAAATCGCGCAAGATCTTTGTCTGCCTGAATGACCAGCGGGGGCAGTACCTGGTGGACGGACTCGTCGCCATGGACTTCCCGCTCTCTTCCGGTGTCAAGGCCTACCCGACCAAAACGGGCGACTACACCGTCATCTCCAAAAAGGAGGACCATATTTCCAATCTGTACGGCAAAATGTATGATGCGGAAGGCAAATGCATCAACTACAATGCGGAATCCACCGATCCCGTTCCGGAAGGCGGCCGTTTTGACGGCTCTCCCATGCCTTACTGGCAGCGTCTCACCAACGCAGGGCTGGGTCTGCACGTCGGCAAAGTGCGCCGTTACCCCGTTTCCCACGGCTGCGTGCGCCTGCCGCGGAACGTAGCCCAAATCCTCTATAAGCAGACCAGCATAGGGACTCCGGTCACTATTCAGAACACGCCGCTGCCCGTGCCGGAGGCCCAGAAAACGCCCATGGTGCAATAA
- a CDS encoding RHS repeat domain-containing protein: MNTPHRFSSGHHSSVPVYRKWYFGSGAKQSGSIRGVRSSGAPEPDPLPFEPIHEKDNHKVGPPSTSADGYDTYGTFTIPEGADGKKLYGTCSLFLGVDDWGSLEVKDSGGKVVAQVDLKKNSQTEGEQGGHKYHTGTGGAQLPSGTYSWEVNQTNIDYKPESANVSICNYSIDVVPTEPGGQKKPDPCPCEGDTCDHSGGTPPSPSLARSGSAAGVRSSTLGDYSSAGCSVTAESTATLMYWSCNFGAFRGLGGLPAGRVELRGEESVQGLENPSSLAYNHPLNSRLDVPEGGIVPGVRFNLIQGDRVIAMRCYTNGSVLPIGVDTSGGGRAALATVEGQSCLRWVVEDGSQYLFSAETGTLLSYTTADRQVISNAATYLDVRHAQDGSIRQIWNLWDGLLNVEDVTATGYTIALYTPGQITGTDEQGFYTVTGVPFKTFVLSLSTDGQFTITEQTPARQPYAVTWWKNGLAWNMRKGTGEDATTTIRTRTEVEAEDSVWQLVTEVSKGGIIAARTCAIYQTTDVGDLLLTQVEGYQSPEAQTTQYAYDQCGRLKTETAPNGSQIHYAYDFYGRLLTRDEPWAESGRRITRYTYASSGEADFNDEPASETVDLLPLEGHIKTLTTTTCKYTTANHVKRTEKRVTGLGVTGTRLTATEQWLAGAPDVYARGRTRMTREVNGVQTWHDYAATTEHGALYTETVETRVNGEAVPGQSTRTTTWITAEGQRVREESHVLLSSGEWVITDSSSYEFDTQNRWVKRTGGNGRVTQRELMCDGRLLWNIDENGVRTDYTYDTARQLVETTRSAVMDGETVITPETITTYTRDAAGRILSTRRDTGAMTTQESSLYNLLGRTTTTTDVLGRITTYAYSQDGLTTTQTVPSGATFITRHAPDGTVLEESGTGQRHLAYSIDLANDGVRTFTKAVSGETETELQRSIVNGIGETLRTGVPNTVGGVIYTRNTYNAKGQLTKTQTDAGNAATTMAPTLWEYDAFGNRTKETWKLADPATVSNSRITTWSYGAEQAEDGVYRVVTATRNNGQGTTYDETQKELISSLSSTLESKTIATDPRGNISTQWSEYGAGALRTQKSAVPTSDITGIIHAVEEFIISSTDYAGLMSTASRTYTEVGIVYTNTDGRGNTTTTKTDIAGRTVSVTDAAGNTTTTAYSPYFDQPSVVTNALGNTTCYSYDLRGRKTAQYGSATQPVLFGYDEADRMVSLTTFREDAGDITTDPAGRTDGDLTTWSYDEATGLVLRKTYADGTHEDTTYNALNLKSTLTDARGVVTTWGYNLKKGVNTSVSYSDATPGIQYAYNYLNQLTRVTDASGTRTIAYNQYSEPDTDSITIGGALYQLQENYDTYGRSSGYTLKQGTDVLQEVSQGYADDGRLASAGIMHGGEEQTFAYGYLAGSSLLSSLAMPNGIVRELSYEQRRDLITGMNCRLGETGLVSRTQSCDALGRPTARTRQRGTEAARNDSFSYNGRNELTGASLGTAPYGYSYDNIGNRKTAQELAEELTYAVNELNQYTSITNSTLNSPLSTLEQPFVPQYDASGNQTLIKTSTGIWTAVYNAANRAVSFTSQDGNIVVECGYDDQGRRYMKKVTVNGTVASHERYLYRGYLQIAALDMLNSRNVLRTLLWDPLEEVATRPLALVRDNALYCYGIDFNKNVTEVFDEEGSIAAAYDYSPYGQVASTGDLVQPVQWSSEMNDGELSLVYYNYRYYHPSDGRWINRDPIAEEGGWNLYLSNGITYLSDYIGLNRYITHFDIAGYGGSGTTTLHVGVAVDQWIEKEGKYIKNGIVTYDFAAVLTEKTGFWCSVGNILNCISSIVIAKGKIVSSEGLNLESPITMNSSPCQDIEMLSKLKEDEADPPLYNLIFSSCIIWSSKAAAYGMDKPGIGKCCNPDGTIFKSNE; encoded by the coding sequence ATGAACACACCCCATCGTTTTTCCTCCGGCCATCATTCTTCCGTTCCTGTTTACCGCAAGTGGTACTTTGGTTCCGGTGCAAAACAGTCCGGCTCTATTCGCGGTGTGCGGTCATCCGGTGCCCCGGAGCCCGATCCGCTGCCGTTTGAACCAATCCACGAAAAAGACAACCATAAAGTAGGTCCTCCCAGCACCTCGGCGGACGGGTACGACACCTACGGCACTTTCACCATTCCGGAAGGAGCCGATGGCAAAAAACTTTACGGCACCTGCTCGCTCTTCCTGGGGGTGGACGACTGGGGGAGCCTGGAGGTGAAGGACTCCGGCGGCAAGGTGGTGGCGCAGGTGGACCTGAAGAAAAACTCGCAGACGGAAGGCGAGCAGGGCGGCCACAAATACCACACGGGCACCGGCGGGGCGCAGCTGCCTTCCGGCACTTACAGCTGGGAAGTCAACCAGACCAACATCGACTACAAGCCTGAAAGCGCCAACGTCTCCATCTGCAACTACAGCATCGACGTGGTGCCGACGGAACCGGGCGGCCAAAAGAAACCCGATCCATGCCCGTGCGAGGGAGACACGTGCGACCATAGCGGCGGAACGCCGCCTTCCCCGTCGCTGGCCCGGTCGGGATCCGCGGCGGGTGTGAGAAGCAGTACATTGGGAGATTATTCCTCGGCAGGGTGCAGCGTGACGGCGGAAAGCACGGCCACGCTGATGTACTGGTCGTGCAACTTCGGGGCATTCAGGGGACTGGGAGGCCTTCCTGCGGGCCGGGTGGAACTGAGGGGTGAGGAAAGTGTGCAGGGCCTGGAAAACCCGTCGTCTCTGGCTTACAACCATCCCTTGAACAGCCGTCTGGACGTTCCGGAAGGAGGCATTGTGCCCGGAGTGCGGTTTAATCTGATCCAGGGAGACCGGGTGATTGCGATGCGCTGCTACACCAACGGGTCCGTGCTGCCCATCGGGGTGGACACGTCGGGCGGCGGGCGTGCGGCGCTGGCCACGGTGGAAGGACAATCCTGCTTGCGCTGGGTGGTGGAAGACGGCAGCCAGTATCTCTTCTCGGCGGAAACAGGAACGCTTCTCTCCTACACCACGGCGGACAGGCAGGTCATCTCCAATGCCGCCACTTATCTGGACGTCAGGCATGCCCAGGACGGCTCCATCAGGCAAATCTGGAATCTGTGGGACGGCCTGCTCAACGTGGAAGATGTCACGGCTACGGGCTACACCATCGCGCTCTACACGCCGGGGCAAATCACCGGAACGGACGAACAGGGATTTTATACCGTTACGGGCGTTCCCTTCAAAACATTTGTCCTCTCCCTTTCCACGGACGGCCAATTCACCATCACGGAACAAACGCCAGCCAGGCAGCCCTATGCCGTCACGTGGTGGAAAAACGGCCTGGCCTGGAACATGCGGAAGGGAACGGGGGAAGACGCGACTACAACCATCCGCACGCGCACGGAGGTGGAAGCGGAAGACTCGGTCTGGCAACTGGTGACGGAAGTTTCCAAAGGGGGCATCATAGCGGCGCGCACCTGCGCCATCTACCAGACCACGGACGTAGGAGACCTGTTGCTCACTCAAGTGGAAGGCTACCAAAGTCCGGAGGCGCAAACTACGCAATACGCCTACGACCAGTGCGGGAGGCTCAAAACAGAGACCGCTCCGAACGGCAGCCAGATCCACTACGCCTATGACTTCTACGGCCGCCTTCTTACCCGCGACGAACCGTGGGCGGAAAGCGGCAGGCGCATCACGCGCTACACCTATGCGTCTTCGGGAGAAGCCGACTTCAACGACGAACCGGCCTCGGAAACAGTGGACCTGCTTCCGCTGGAAGGGCACATCAAGACGCTGACGACCACCACCTGCAAGTACACGACGGCCAACCACGTCAAAAGGACGGAAAAGCGGGTCACGGGGCTGGGCGTCACGGGCACGCGCCTGACGGCTACGGAACAATGGCTGGCCGGGGCTCCCGACGTCTACGCCCGCGGACGCACCCGGATGACCCGGGAAGTCAACGGCGTGCAAACCTGGCACGACTACGCGGCTACGACGGAACACGGAGCCCTCTACACGGAAACGGTGGAAACGCGCGTCAACGGGGAAGCCGTACCGGGACAGAGCACGCGCACCACAACGTGGATCACGGCGGAAGGGCAGCGCGTCAGGGAGGAAAGCCACGTTCTGCTCAGCAGCGGGGAATGGGTCATCACAGACAGCTCCTCTTACGAATTCGACACGCAGAACCGATGGGTGAAGCGAACGGGGGGCAACGGCCGGGTGACGCAGCGCGAATTGATGTGCGACGGACGCCTGCTGTGGAACATTGATGAAAACGGCGTAAGGACCGACTACACATACGACACGGCGCGCCAACTGGTGGAAACCACTCGCTCGGCGGTGATGGACGGGGAAACCGTCATTACGCCGGAAACCATCACCACCTACACCCGGGATGCGGCGGGACGCATCCTCTCCACGCGCCGGGATACGGGGGCCATGACGACCCAAGAAAGCTCATTGTATAACCTTCTCGGCCGCACAACAACCACCACCGACGTCCTGGGCCGGATCACTACCTACGCCTACAGCCAGGACGGTTTGACGACGACGCAAACCGTTCCCTCGGGAGCCACATTCATCACGCGCCATGCACCGGACGGAACGGTCCTGGAAGAATCCGGTACGGGACAGCGGCATCTGGCTTACTCCATTGACTTGGCCAATGACGGTGTGCGGACCTTCACGAAAGCCGTGTCCGGTGAAACGGAAACCGAACTGCAGCGCAGCATTGTCAATGGAATCGGGGAAACCCTGCGCACGGGCGTCCCCAACACCGTCGGCGGAGTCATTTACACGAGAAACACCTACAACGCCAAGGGACAGCTCACCAAAACACAGACGGATGCGGGCAACGCGGCCACGACGATGGCCCCGACCCTGTGGGAATACGACGCCTTCGGCAACAGGACGAAAGAAACCTGGAAGCTGGCCGATCCGGCCACCGTGTCCAACTCGCGCATCACTACGTGGAGCTATGGAGCGGAACAGGCGGAAGATGGCGTGTACCGTGTCGTCACGGCGACCAGGAACAACGGCCAGGGCACGACCTATGACGAAACGCAAAAGGAACTCATCTCCAGCCTCTCTTCCACGCTGGAAAGCAAAACCATCGCTACCGATCCCAGGGGAAATATATCCACGCAGTGGAGCGAATACGGAGCGGGCGCCCTGCGGACGCAAAAGAGCGCCGTTCCCACCTCGGATATCACGGGGATTATTCACGCAGTAGAAGAATTCATCATAAGTTCGACAGACTACGCAGGACTAATGAGTACGGCATCCCGAACGTATACAGAAGTGGGAATCGTCTACACCAATACGGACGGACGGGGTAACACGACTACGACGAAGACCGACATCGCCGGGCGCACCGTTTCGGTGACGGACGCGGCGGGCAACACGACGACCACCGCCTACAGCCCTTACTTCGACCAGCCTTCCGTGGTCACCAACGCTCTCGGGAACACGACCTGCTACAGCTACGACCTCCGGGGCCGCAAGACGGCGCAATACGGCTCGGCCACCCAGCCTGTCCTCTTCGGTTACGACGAGGCAGACAGAATGGTCAGCCTCACCACCTTCCGGGAGGACGCGGGCGACATCACCACCGATCCCGCGGGACGCACGGACGGAGACCTCACCACCTGGAGCTACGATGAAGCCACCGGGCTGGTTCTGCGCAAAACCTATGCGGACGGCACCCATGAGGATACGACTTACAACGCCCTGAACCTCAAATCAACGCTCACGGACGCGCGGGGTGTGGTCACCACCTGGGGCTACAACCTGAAAAAAGGAGTCAACACCTCCGTTTCCTACAGCGACGCCACGCCCGGCATCCAGTACGCCTACAACTACCTCAACCAGCTGACCCGGGTCACGGACGCCTCCGGTACGCGCACCATCGCCTACAACCAATACAGCGAACCGGACACCGACAGCATCACGATAGGGGGAGCTCTCTACCAGCTCCAGGAAAACTACGACACTTACGGCCGGTCCTCCGGCTATACCTTGAAGCAGGGAACCGACGTCCTTCAGGAAGTCAGCCAGGGCTACGCAGACGACGGACGGCTGGCCAGCGCCGGAATCATGCACGGGGGAGAAGAACAGACATTTGCCTACGGCTATCTGGCGGGAAGCAGCCTGCTTTCCAGCCTGGCGATGCCCAACGGCATCGTCAGGGAACTTTCTTACGAACAGCGGCGTGACTTGATTACCGGAATGAACTGCCGGCTGGGAGAAACCGGGCTGGTCTCCCGCACCCAGAGCTGCGACGCACTGGGACGCCCGACTGCCCGCACCCGGCAGCGGGGAACCGAAGCTGCCCGCAATGACAGCTTCAGCTACAACGGCAGAAACGAACTCACCGGAGCTTCCCTGGGAACCGCTCCCTACGGTTACAGCTACGACAACATCGGCAACCGCAAGACGGCGCAGGAACTGGCCGAGGAACTTACCTACGCGGTCAACGAGCTCAACCAGTACACCAGCATCACCAACTCCACTCTCAACTCACCACTCTCAACCCTGGAACAGCCCTTCGTTCCGCAGTACGACGCCTCGGGCAACCAGACTCTCATCAAAACATCAACGGGTATCTGGACGGCCGTGTACAATGCGGCCAACCGGGCGGTGAGCTTCACAAGCCAGGACGGAAACATAGTAGTGGAATGCGGGTATGACGATCAGGGGCGCCGCTACATGAAGAAAGTAACCGTCAACGGAACGGTCGCCAGCCATGAACGGTACCTGTACCGCGGCTACCTGCAGATAGCTGCGCTGGACATGCTCAACAGCCGGAACGTGCTTCGGACACTGTTGTGGGATCCTCTGGAAGAGGTAGCCACGCGCCCCCTGGCCCTGGTGCGAGACAATGCCCTATACTGCTATGGCATTGACTTCAACAAGAACGTTACGGAGGTGTTTGATGAAGAGGGAAGTATTGCGGCAGCTTATGACTACTCTCCCTATGGACAGGTTGCTTCCACGGGAGACCTTGTCCAGCCGGTGCAGTGGAGCAGCGAGATGAACGACGGGGAACTGTCCCTGGTCTATTACAATTATCGTTATTACCATCCCTCAGACGGCAGGTGGATCAATCGCGATCCCATCGCCGAAGAAGGGGGATGGAATCTCTATCTTTCAAATGGTATAACATATTTATCGGATTATATAGGGCTTAACAGATATATTACACATTTTGATATAGCAGGGTATGGAGGATCTGGAACAACAACACTACATGTTGGAGTAGCAGTAGATCAATGGATTGAAAAAGAGGGGAAATATATTAAGAATGGAATTGTAACATATGATTTTGCGGCTGTTTTAACAGAGAAAACGGGGTTTTGGTGTTCTGTTGGGAATATTCTGAATTGCATATCTTCTATTGTAATTGCAAAAGGAAAAATTGTATCATCAGAAGGTTTAAATCTTGAATCTCCCATTACAATGAATTCATCTCCATGCCAAGATATCGAGATGCTTTCTAAATTGAAGGAGGATGAAGCAGATCCGCCATTATATAACTTGATATTCAGTAGTTGTATAATATGGTCTAGTAAGGCTGCAGCATATGGAATGGATAAACCAGGAATTGGGAAATGTTGCAATCCGGACGGAACAATATTTAAATCCAATGAATAA
- the dnaN gene encoding DNA polymerase III subunit beta, with protein sequence MKFTISKQVFLDGLRQVVSVVSSKTTLPILSNVKIEAENGQVRFTATDLDVCITGVVPANVVRDGTVTLPAKKLVSIISELPEAEVQVDVNQRNQATVECGRSQFKLNGLPADEFPELPSFEQATVYQVEQNLLRDCIRRTEYAISTDTTRYVLNGISLSFRNGKMTLVATDGRRLALAETALDFPEEQQLDAILPTKAVGELRRLLDEVGSVTIRFTRNQAAFEINDTLLISKLIDGNYPNYRQVIPTDCKESIELPCGELLETVRRVSLLSVDKSTNIKLNFRENELEVASSAEGVGEAHESVTITYSGRPLSISFNPDFFMAPLKTMPGDTMITLNLIDEMSPGVLKIGDEFLYVLMPMRSPN encoded by the coding sequence ATGAAGTTTACTATTTCCAAGCAAGTATTTCTGGATGGCCTGAGACAGGTAGTCAGTGTGGTGTCTTCCAAGACGACGCTGCCCATTCTTTCCAATGTAAAGATTGAAGCTGAAAACGGGCAGGTGCGCTTTACTGCAACCGACCTCGACGTCTGCATCACGGGCGTGGTGCCTGCCAACGTGGTGAGGGACGGTACGGTTACCCTCCCCGCCAAAAAGCTGGTGAGCATTATCAGCGAACTTCCTGAGGCGGAAGTGCAGGTGGATGTCAACCAGCGCAACCAGGCGACTGTGGAATGCGGCCGCTCCCAGTTCAAGTTGAACGGCCTTCCGGCGGACGAATTCCCCGAGCTTCCTTCCTTTGAACAGGCAACCGTGTACCAGGTGGAGCAGAACCTTCTGCGCGACTGCATCCGCCGGACGGAATACGCTATTTCCACGGATACGACCCGCTACGTGCTCAATGGCATTTCCCTTTCCTTCCGCAACGGGAAGATGACTCTGGTGGCTACGGACGGCCGCCGCCTGGCCCTGGCGGAAACTGCTCTGGATTTCCCGGAAGAACAGCAGCTGGACGCCATTCTGCCTACCAAGGCCGTAGGGGAACTGAGGCGCCTGCTGGATGAAGTGGGCTCCGTCACGATCCGTTTCACCCGTAACCAGGCTGCTTTTGAAATCAACGATACGTTGCTGATCAGCAAGCTGATTGACGGCAATTACCCGAATTACCGCCAGGTGATTCCGACGGACTGCAAGGAAAGCATCGAACTCCCCTGCGGAGAATTGCTGGAAACCGTGCGCCGCGTCTCCCTCCTTTCCGTGGACAAGAGCACGAACATCAAGCTAAACTTCCGGGAAAACGAGCTGGAAGTGGCATCCAGCGCGGAAGGCGTGGGTGAAGCGCACGAATCCGTGACCATCACTTATTCCGGCAGGCCCCTTTCCATCTCCTTCAATCCGGACTTTTTCATGGCCCCCCTGAAAACCATGCCCGGCGACACGATGATCACGCTGAACCTCATTGATGAAATGAGCCCGGGCGTGCTGAAGATTGGCGATGAGTTCCTGTACGTGCTCATGCCGATGAGATCTCCCAACTGA
- a CDS encoding DapH/DapD/GlmU-related protein produces MAGTSIGAYCALQLREAGFEAVLGPEEEERGSGDGAVEVSMHDFSPEAAVWLADYGLGECELRNAEGCFLAGKGAPGVRRSSLKRDMAVERLVYPWDLLDWQERVMRGMEGDGGFIKDGAHVMGTLRLGRDSAVLPGVVVEGCVWVGDGCRVGPNCYLRGYVSLGDRCVVGQGVELKNCIVGDGTFISHLSYAGDSIIGNDVNFGAGTVCSNFRHDGAEQRMMAGGRLVETGRNKLGAVIGDHVRFGANTVVLPGRVVSPGTWTMPGEVFR; encoded by the coding sequence GTGGCCGGGACAAGCATCGGTGCGTATTGTGCCTTACAGCTCCGGGAAGCGGGCTTTGAAGCCGTTTTGGGACCGGAAGAGGAAGAGCGCGGGAGCGGGGATGGAGCTGTGGAGGTGTCCATGCATGATTTTTCACCGGAGGCTGCTGTGTGGCTGGCGGATTACGGACTGGGGGAATGCGAGCTAAGGAATGCGGAGGGTTGTTTTCTGGCGGGGAAAGGGGCTCCGGGAGTACGGCGGAGTTCCTTGAAAAGGGATATGGCCGTGGAGCGGCTGGTATATCCGTGGGATCTGCTGGACTGGCAGGAGAGAGTGATGAGGGGAATGGAAGGAGATGGCGGTTTCATAAAAGACGGCGCGCATGTTATGGGAACCTTGCGGCTTGGGAGGGATTCCGCAGTGTTGCCCGGCGTGGTGGTGGAAGGCTGCGTATGGGTGGGAGACGGTTGCAGGGTTGGTCCGAATTGCTATTTGAGGGGATATGTTTCTTTGGGAGACAGGTGTGTTGTGGGGCAGGGCGTTGAGTTGAAGAATTGCATTGTGGGGGACGGGACGTTTATTTCTCATTTGAGTTATGCCGGGGATTCCATCATCGGAAACGATGTCAATTTTGGCGCGGGAACGGTTTGTTCCAATTTCAGGCACGACGGGGCGGAGCAGCGGATGATGGCTGGAGGGAGGCTGGTAGAAACGGGAAGGAACAAGCTGGGAGCCGTCATTGGAGATCACGTCAGGTTTGGAGCCAATACCGTTGTACTGCCGGGACGAGTGGTTTCCCCCGGAACATGGACCATGCCCGGCGAAGTTTTCCGGTAG
- the ribD gene encoding bifunctional diaminohydroxyphosphoribosylaminopyrimidine deaminase/5-amino-6-(5-phosphoribosylamino)uracil reductase RibD — protein sequence MNAEDRDARWMKLAIELAGKGLGLTSPNPCVGAVIVHKDQIIGSGFHEKAGLPHAERNAIADGIAKGNVGLFPDSTLYVTLEPCSTTGKTPPCTEAIIKHGFKRVVYGSEDPNPGHKGIAAEILKNAGIKVTRGVLEKECDFLIRAFRLNMMEGRSWVIAKSAMSLDGHISRSPERSQWLTGKAARSFVHTLRSECEAVMTGGNTVRMDNPSLTIRNPEKPVSPLKEQPWRIILTRNAASIPKNSICLTDEFRDRTLIVENVSNYLELLQNLYTERKISSLLLESGGVLMKEFLKAGLVDEWVGFYAPVITGGGVDGVEGGDFLEREAHLVKPSAKMFGDDVCIRGEVRYQ from the coding sequence ATGAACGCAGAGGATCGGGATGCCCGCTGGATGAAACTGGCCATTGAACTTGCCGGAAAAGGGCTCGGACTGACCAGCCCCAATCCCTGCGTGGGCGCGGTCATCGTTCACAAGGATCAGATCATCGGCTCCGGATTTCACGAAAAAGCTGGCCTCCCCCATGCAGAAAGAAATGCCATTGCCGACGGTATTGCCAAAGGCAATGTCGGGCTGTTTCCGGATTCCACCCTTTACGTTACATTGGAACCGTGCAGCACGACGGGAAAAACTCCCCCTTGTACGGAAGCCATTATAAAACACGGTTTCAAGAGAGTAGTTTACGGTTCGGAAGATCCCAATCCCGGTCACAAGGGAATTGCCGCGGAAATCTTGAAGAATGCGGGCATTAAAGTTACCCGGGGAGTTCTGGAAAAGGAATGTGACTTTTTGATCAGGGCTTTCCGTCTGAACATGATGGAAGGCCGTTCCTGGGTAATCGCCAAAAGCGCCATGTCCCTGGACGGACATATTTCCCGCAGTCCGGAACGTTCCCAATGGCTGACCGGAAAAGCGGCTAGGTCTTTTGTGCATACGCTCCGTTCCGAATGTGAAGCTGTCATGACAGGAGGAAACACGGTGCGCATGGACAATCCGTCTTTGACGATCAGGAATCCGGAAAAACCCGTTTCTCCCCTTAAGGAACAACCGTGGCGCATTATCCTGACCCGGAATGCCGCTTCCATCCCGAAAAATTCCATCTGCCTGACGGATGAATTTCGCGACCGCACCCTGATCGTAGAGAATGTATCCAATTATTTGGAATTGTTACAAAATTTGTACACGGAAAGAAAGATAAGCTCCCTTCTGCTGGAATCTGGAGGTGTTCTGATGAAGGAATTTTTGAAAGCCGGGCTGGTGGATGAATGGGTGGGGTTTTATGCTCCCGTCATTACGGGCGGCGGTGTTGATGGAGTGGAAGGAGGGGATTTCCTGGAGCGTGAAGCTCATCTTGTAAAGCCGTCTGCAA